Proteins co-encoded in one Carassius gibelio isolate Cgi1373 ecotype wild population from Czech Republic chromosome A15, carGib1.2-hapl.c, whole genome shotgun sequence genomic window:
- the LOC128028962 gene encoding MDS1 and EVI1 complex locus protein EVI1-A isoform X14 has protein sequence MKAEEFSCETMAPDIHEERQYRCEDCDQNFESGSELLDHQKHVCSTPPSSSFKLSKQGLPCTADDPDLDPLHFHTHPLNLPHSPQECKECEQVFPDAQSLDTHSLSHSDEREYKCDQCPKAFNWKSNLIRHQMSHDSGKHYECENCSKQVFTDPSNLQRHIRSQHVGARAHACPDCGKTFATSSGLKQHKHIHSSVKPFICKSLRPFICEVCHKSYTQFSNLCRHKRMHADCRTQIKCKDCGQMFSTTSSLNKHRRFCEGKNHFAAAAGGLFAQGMALPGTPGLDKSALAGMSHGSPGLADYFGTNRHHGGLTYPAAPPAFPFSFPGLFPSGLYHRPPIIPSMSPINGPSNGELRKSPLLSSPISGSRDLLKSLCKDSFNGESVERQREGSISKPRHSGKTSDHSESSDLDDVSTPSGSELESTSGSELDSEAESDRERVRGWENGKGPKRKSSGFNDAQSPTIVSSSSSSNTNNGKDFPVPGLLPSSLDEQTAVSGAVNDSIKAIASIAEKYFGSTGLAGLQDKKVGALPYPSMFPLSFFPAFSPSVYPFPEREQLRPPGHKGEPESPPVEGKKLQGRNAESPFDLTTKRKEERLAANCGPLKPEASHLQSTNQDQPLDLSLGGRTQGKSVRGEELKTNPVFGEERVEPEAPKADPSLQHARPTPFFMDPIYSRVEKRKMNDPFEVLKDKYMRPAPGFLFHPQFRMPDQRTWMSAIENMAEKLESFGSLKPDGGDIMRSVPSMFDFRAPPTTLPETLLRKGKERYTCRYCGKIFPRSANLTRHLRTHTGEQPYRCKYCDRSFSISSNLQRHIRNIHNKEKPFKCHLCDRCFGQQTNLDRHLKKHENGNLSGTAMSSPRSELDSGSAILEDKEDSYFNEIRNFISNTAQNATSPSHSEEGLNGSHFDGDKALPGQGSRDLDEEEGEELGAEEEEVEHSDSARKPSEDGVPSSLDHDINDDIDFEGPDDLEINSKSSPRRFNEDDDDEDHSSFSTLDHIRHFSMEDGDLSDSDVISFGPTHLQEAIKQPLYRKSKSQAYAMMLSLADKEPLHSPTHNAPMWHSLARTAEPSAIQSLSHV, from the exons ATGAAGGCTGAGGAGTTTTCATGTGAGACCATGGCTCCGGACATACATG AGGAGCGTCAATACCGCTGTGAGGACTGTGACCAGAACTTTGAGTCTGGTTCAGAGCTGCTGGACCATCAGAAGCATGTTTGCAGTACGCCGCCTTCCTCCAGCTTCAAGCTGTCAAAGCAGGGTCTGCCCTGCACTGCAGACGATCCTGATCTTGACCCGCTGCACTTCCACACTCACCCCCTGAACTTACCCCACTCCCCACAGGAGTGTAAGGAGTGCGAGCAGGTCTTTCCTGATGCCCAGAG tctgGACACTCACTCGCTGTCTCACTCCGATGAGAGGGAGTATAAGTGTGATCAGTGTCCAAAGGCCTTCAACTGGAAATCAAACCTGATTCGCCACCAGATGTCACATGACAGCGGCAAGCATTATGAATGTGAAAACTGCTCAAAG CAGGTTTTCACAGACCCCAGTAACTTACAGAGGCACATCCGCTCTCAGCACGTGGGGGCGCGAGCTCACGCCTGCCCTGACTGCGGCAAGACCTTCGCCACCTCCTCAGGCCttaaacaacacaaacacatccaCTCCTCGGTCAAGCCCTTCATATGTAAGTCACTCAGACCCTTCATAT GTGAGGTCTGTCACAAATCTTACACACAGTTCTCCAATCTGTGCCGCCACAAACGCATGCACGCGGACTGTCGCACTCAGATCAAGTGCAAAGACTGCGGACAGATGTTTAGCACCACGTCATCCCTAAACAAGCATCGGCGCTTCTGTGAGGGTAAAAACCATTTTGCTGCTGCTGCAGGAGGATTGTTTGCCCAGGGCATGGCCCTCCCTGGCACCCCTGGCCTAGACAAGTCTGCACTGGCTGGAATGAGCCATGGGAGTCCTGGTTTAGCAGACTATTTTGGGACAAACAGGCACCATGGTGGGCTGACATACCCAGCAGCCCCTCCGGCATTCCCATTCAGTTTTCCAGGGCTTTTCCCATCAGGACTTTACCACCGGCCCCCTATAATCCCATCCATGTCACCCATTAACGGCCCATCGAATGGTGAACTACGAAAGAGTCCGCTGCTGTCCTCACCCATCTCTGGGTCACGTGACCTCTTGAAGAGTTTATGCAAGGATTCGTTCAACGGGGAGAGCGTGGAGCGTCAGAGGGAAGGATCTATCTCCAAACCAAGGCATAGCGGGAAGACGAGTGACCATTCAGAGAGTAGTGATCTGGACGATGTCAGCACTCCGAGTGGGAGTGAGCTTGAAAGCACTTCAGGTTCAGAGTTGGACAGCGAAGCAGAAAGCGACCGAGAACGGGTGCGAGGGTGGGAGAACGGGAAGGGCCCGAAAAGGAAGTCAAGTGGGTTCAATGATGCCCAAAGCCCAACTATTGTCAGCTCCAGTAGTAGTAGCAACACCAATAACGGAAAAGACTTTCCTGTGCCGGGGCTCCTTCCGTCATCTTTGGACGAGCAAACGGCTGTTTCTGGTGCTGTTAATGACTCGATAAAGGCAATTGCCTCCATTGCTGAGAAATACTTTGGTTCTACTGGACTTGCAGGCCTGCAAGACAAAAAAGTTGGGGCATTGCCATACCCTTCCATGTTTCCTCTGTCTTTCTTTCCTGCCTTCTCTCCATCAGTCTATCCTTTCCCTGAAAGGGAGCAACTTAGACCTCCAGGCCACAAAGGGGAGCCAGAAAGCCCTCCGGTTGAGGGTAAAAAACTTCAGGGCAGAAACGCTGAATCACCTTTTGACCTCACCACCAAGCGGAAGGAAGAACGTCTTGCAGCCAACTGCGGCCCTTTGAAACCTGAAGCCTCACACTTACAATCAACCAACCAGGATCAACCGCTGGACCTGAGTCTTGGTGGACGAACTCAAGGAAAGAGTGTAAGAGGGGAGGAGTTAAAAACGAACCCTGTCTTTGGTGAGGAGAGGGTAGAACCGGAGGCACCTAAGGCCGACCCTTCCCTCCAACATGCAAGACCTACGCCTTTCTTTATGGATCCAATTTACAG CAGGGTTGAGAAAAGAAAGATGAACGATCCTTTCGAAGTCCTCAAGGACAAGTATATGCGGCCTGCTCCTGGATTCCTTTTCCACCCACAG TTTCGCATGCCTGATCAGAGAACATGG ATGTCGGCGATTGAAAACATGGCCGAAAAGCTGGAATCCTTTGGCTCTTTGAAGCCGGACGGCGGTGACATCATGCGTTCCGTTCCCTCCATGTTCGACTTCCGGGCTCCGCCCACCACCCTTCCTGAGACACTGTTACGCAAAGGCAAAGAGCGCTACACCTGCAG ATACTGTGGCAAGATATTCCCACGCTCGGCCAACCTTACAAGACATCTACGGACACACACGGGAGAGCAGCCTTACAG atGTAAGTACTGCGATCGTTCGTTCAGTATTTCATCCAATCTCCAGCGTCACATCCGTAACATCCATAACAAAGAGAAACCCTTCAAATGCCATCTTTGTGACCGCTGCTTCGGGCAACAAACCAACCTGGACCGGCACCTCAAAAAGCACGAGAATGGTAATTTATCAG GCACGGCAATGTCATCGCCCCGTTCAGAGCTGGACAGTGGCAGTGCCATCTTGGAGGACAAGGAGGACTCGTATTTTAACGAAATACGAAACTTCATCAGTAACACAGCACAGAACGCCACGTCTCCGTCACACTCTGAGGAAGG GCTGAATGGCAGTCATTTTGATGGCGACAAAGCCCTGCCTGGTCAGGGGTCACGTGACCTGGATGAAGAAGAAGGGGAGGAGCTTGGAGCAGAGGAAGAGGAGGTGGAGCATAGTGACAGTGCCAGGAAACCCAGCGAGGATGGCGTGCCTAGCAGTCTGGATCATGACATAAACGATGACATCGATTTCGAAGGACCAGATGATCTGGAGATAAATAGCAAATCCTCGCCACGAAG GTttaatgaggatgatgatgatgaagatcacAGCAGTTTCTCCACGCTGGATCACATCCGTCACTTTAGTATGGAGGATGGAGACCTCAGCGACAGTGATGTCATCAGCTTTGGCCCCACCCACCTTCAGGAAGCCATCAAGCAGCCTCTATACAGGAAATCTAAGTCACAG GCATATGCTATGATGCTGTCACTAGCTGATAAGGAACCACTCCATTCGCCTACCCATAATGCCCCGATGTGGCACAGCTTGGCCCGCACTGCAGAACCCAGCGCCATTCAGTCTCTCAGTCACGTATGA